The Streptomyces aurantiacus genome includes a region encoding these proteins:
- a CDS encoding HEAT repeat domain-containing protein — MFDPVIAPSGTLLGLLQRGRGDGTLHALTAPRAEALAALNHCVLSDPRHDWQVENRSLYYARLYLDLGGGLDEIAAHLFDAADVLDTDESRTGLALAVLGHLASYGRQDALEMLRRYAACGANWAWALDELALRDDDAGLRALAAPVLARFPADPEGEAELAAVVRDSFEPRPWRLWADDPRTSVGPRVRAAREAGSFDRWQQQMRPPGPRPGWSVRAVFEWAQQGIERGAALHVPAARCLTAVAGPEDRPEIVEAARTGDDGARCTALRYLADSHDPDALDLVEAAQASGSRLVVDAAVDAFERMRSVAAVERARGWAHRPDALGEAAGRVLACRGGAQDSELVLGALREAVRGEGPDAQTLWTLVDGAGRLGIAGAAPVLRHVYRETASSHLRGRAARALAATDPSFAAGFAVECLWDCEEFTREVAARHAETGDARVVDQLRRLAADPAEEAEVQTAVRSRIGPDASAV; from the coding sequence ATGTTCGATCCGGTCATAGCGCCCAGCGGTACGCTGCTCGGCCTGCTTCAGAGGGGCCGCGGCGACGGCACGCTGCACGCGCTCACGGCGCCGCGTGCCGAAGCGCTCGCGGCGCTCAACCACTGCGTGCTGAGCGACCCCCGCCACGACTGGCAGGTGGAGAACCGCTCCCTCTACTACGCCCGCCTCTACCTCGATCTGGGCGGCGGTCTCGACGAGATCGCCGCGCACCTGTTCGACGCGGCGGACGTCCTCGACACGGACGAGTCCCGCACGGGTCTCGCGCTCGCCGTCCTCGGGCATCTCGCCTCGTACGGCCGGCAGGACGCCCTCGAGATGCTGCGGCGGTACGCCGCCTGCGGCGCCAACTGGGCCTGGGCCCTCGACGAACTGGCGTTGCGCGACGACGACGCGGGCCTGCGAGCCCTCGCGGCCCCCGTGCTCGCCCGGTTCCCCGCCGATCCCGAGGGCGAGGCCGAACTGGCGGCGGTCGTACGGGACTCCTTCGAACCCCGGCCCTGGCGGCTGTGGGCCGACGATCCCCGCACATCCGTCGGCCCACGGGTGCGTGCCGCCCGGGAAGCCGGTTCCTTCGACCGGTGGCAGCAACAGATGCGACCGCCCGGGCCCCGTCCCGGATGGAGCGTCCGGGCCGTCTTCGAGTGGGCCCAGCAGGGCATCGAGCGCGGAGCCGCGCTCCATGTGCCGGCGGCGCGGTGTCTCACCGCCGTCGCCGGACCCGAGGACCGGCCCGAGATCGTCGAGGCCGCCCGCACCGGCGACGACGGCGCACGGTGCACCGCCCTGCGCTACCTCGCCGACAGCCACGATCCCGACGCACTGGATCTGGTCGAGGCCGCACAGGCCTCCGGCTCACGCCTTGTCGTCGATGCCGCCGTGGACGCCTTCGAGCGGATGCGGAGCGTGGCCGCGGTGGAACGGGCCCGCGGCTGGGCCCACCGGCCCGACGCCCTGGGAGAAGCCGCCGGTCGCGTCCTGGCGTGCCGGGGCGGCGCGCAGGACAGTGAGCTCGTCCTGGGCGCCCTGCGCGAAGCCGTGCGGGGAGAAGGGCCGGACGCGCAGACCCTGTGGACGCTGGTCGACGGCGCCGGACGCCTCGGGATCGCGGGCGCGGCCCCCGTCCTGCGGCACGTCTACCGCGAGACCGCCTCGTCCCATCTGCGCGGGCGGGCGGCTCGCGCGCTGGCCGCCACCGACCCCTCCTTCGCCGCCGGCTTCGCCGTCGAGTGCCTGTGGGACTGCGAGGAGTTCACCCGCGAAGTGGCCGCACGGCACGCCGAGACCGGTGACGCCCGAGTGGTCGACCAGCTCCGGCGGCTCGCCGCCGACCCGGCCGAGGAGGCCGAGGTACAGACCGCGGTGCGCAGCCGCATCGGACCGGACGCGTCCGCCGTGTGA
- a CDS encoding glycosyltransferase family 4 protein has protein sequence MRVVIVTESFPPDVNGVAHCALQTARHLVERGHAPVVVAPATAVGSGPDALAPCPVVRIPSLPLPGYPQVRVALPSRRVAAAITEHRADIVHLASPFVLGVRGMAAAGRLGVPAVAVYQTDLAGYARTYMGAGEATAWRRIRSVHTAAHRTLAPSSAARHDLETHGVPRVRLWPRGVDTVRFRPEHRDDALRRELAPNGELIVGYVGRLAPEKQVELLAGVCGLDGVRVVVVGDGPSRPSLTQALPGAVFLGRRTGDELARIFASLDVFAHTGPFETFCQTVQEAMASGVPVVAPAVGGPLDLVAHGRTGLLVPPRDAAAVRDAVWSLAADPARRAAYGAEARRTVEGRTWAAVGDQLIGHYTDVLAGRAVVAA, from the coding sequence ATGCGTGTCGTCATCGTGACCGAGTCCTTTCCCCCCGACGTGAACGGCGTGGCCCACTGCGCCCTCCAGACCGCCCGACACCTCGTCGAGCGCGGTCACGCCCCCGTCGTCGTCGCCCCGGCCACGGCCGTGGGCAGCGGACCCGACGCCCTCGCCCCGTGCCCCGTCGTCCGGATCCCCTCCCTGCCGCTCCCCGGCTACCCCCAGGTCCGCGTCGCCCTCCCCAGCCGACGCGTCGCCGCCGCGATCACCGAACACCGCGCCGACATCGTCCACCTGGCCAGCCCCTTCGTCCTCGGCGTTCGCGGCATGGCCGCCGCCGGCCGCCTCGGCGTCCCCGCCGTGGCCGTCTACCAGACCGACCTCGCCGGCTACGCCCGCACCTACATGGGCGCGGGCGAGGCCACCGCCTGGCGCCGTATCCGCTCCGTCCACACCGCCGCCCACCGCACCCTCGCCCCGTCCAGCGCCGCCCGGCACGACCTGGAGACGCACGGTGTGCCCCGCGTACGGCTGTGGCCGCGCGGCGTCGACACCGTCCGGTTCCGGCCGGAACACCGGGACGACGCGCTGCGCCGTGAACTCGCCCCGAACGGCGAGCTGATCGTCGGCTACGTGGGCCGGCTCGCCCCCGAGAAGCAGGTCGAACTCCTCGCCGGAGTCTGCGGCCTGGACGGTGTCCGTGTGGTCGTCGTGGGAGACGGGCCCAGCCGTCCGAGCCTGACCCAGGCACTCCCCGGGGCCGTCTTCCTGGGACGCCGCACCGGCGACGAACTCGCCCGGATCTTCGCCTCGCTGGACGTCTTCGCGCACACCGGACCGTTCGAGACCTTCTGCCAGACCGTCCAGGAGGCGATGGCGAGCGGCGTGCCCGTCGTCGCCCCCGCCGTGGGCGGTCCGCTCGACCTGGTGGCGCACGGGCGCACCGGACTACTGGTCCCGCCGCGCGACGCGGCCGCCGTGCGCGACGCCGTCTGGTCGCTCGCCGCCGACCCGGCCCGGCGGGCCGCGTACGGCGCCGAGGCGCGGCGCACCGTCGAGGGCCGCACCTGGGCCGCCGTCGGGGACCAGCTCATCGGGCACTACACGGACGTGCTCGCCGGCCGGGCGGTGGTGGCGGCATGA
- a CDS encoding glycosyltransferase, producing MNGSLRIVRLANFVAPASGGLRTALRELGTGYRAAGHRPVLVVPGERASDRETGQGRIITLPGPLLPGTGGYRVLTDRRRVADLLEELAPDRLEVSDRTTLRWTGVWARRARVPAVMVSHETADGVLRTWGMPPGLARRASDALNLRTAHHYARVVCTTEFAEREFVRIGARNVVRAPLGVDLEGRHPALRDAGLRARYAREDETLLVMCSRLSVEKRPGTALDALEALLRSGERAVLVVAGDGPLRARLEQRARERRLPVTFLGHVADPALLGGLQASADVCLAPGPAETFGLAALEAMACGTPVVASASSALPEVVGSAGVTAADTGAAFGVAIRKLLDRPEDERREAARARAACFGWPAAVEAFLTAHDAPVRAGRPDPPAAVRPVPRAREGVA from the coding sequence ATGAACGGGTCCCTGCGCATCGTCCGGCTCGCCAACTTCGTCGCCCCCGCCTCCGGGGGCCTGCGGACCGCGCTGCGTGAACTGGGCACCGGATACCGGGCGGCGGGGCACCGGCCGGTGCTGGTCGTGCCCGGCGAGCGTGCCTCGGACCGCGAGACCGGACAGGGGCGGATCATCACCCTGCCGGGCCCGCTGCTGCCGGGCACCGGCGGCTACCGCGTCCTCACCGACAGGCGGCGCGTGGCAGACCTCCTGGAGGAGCTCGCGCCCGACCGCCTGGAGGTCTCCGACCGTACGACGCTGCGCTGGACCGGCGTCTGGGCGCGGCGGGCCCGGGTGCCCGCCGTGATGGTCTCCCACGAGACCGCCGACGGGGTGCTGCGCACCTGGGGCATGCCGCCGGGCCTGGCCCGGCGGGCCTCCGACGCCCTCAACCTCCGTACCGCGCACCACTACGCGCGCGTCGTGTGCACCACGGAGTTCGCGGAGCGCGAGTTCGTCCGCATCGGCGCCCGCAACGTCGTACGCGCCCCCCTGGGCGTCGATCTGGAGGGCCGCCACCCCGCGCTGCGGGACGCGGGGCTCCGTGCCCGGTACGCGCGCGAGGACGAGACGCTGCTGGTGATGTGTTCCAGGCTGTCCGTCGAGAAGCGGCCGGGCACGGCGCTGGACGCGCTGGAGGCGCTGCTGCGGAGCGGAGAGCGAGCGGTGCTCGTGGTGGCCGGTGACGGGCCGCTGCGGGCCCGGCTCGAACAGCGGGCGCGCGAGCGGCGGCTGCCGGTCACCTTCCTCGGGCATGTCGCCGATCCCGCGCTTCTCGGTGGTCTGCAGGCCTCCGCCGACGTGTGCCTGGCGCCCGGGCCCGCCGAGACCTTCGGGCTCGCCGCCCTGGAGGCGATGGCCTGTGGCACGCCCGTCGTCGCCAGCGCCTCCTCCGCCCTCCCGGAGGTCGTCGGCTCCGCCGGAGTCACCGCCGCGGACACCGGAGCGGCTTTCGGTGTCGCGATCCGGAAGCTTCTGGACCGGCCCGAGGACGAGCGGCGGGAGGCGGCACGCGCGCGTGCCGCCTGTTTCGGGTGGCCGGCCGCCGTGGAGGCGTTCCTCACCGCGCACGACGCGCCCGTCCGCGCGGGGCGGCCCGACCCGCCCGCGGCCGTCCGCCCCGTGCCGCGGGCGCGGGAGGGTGTCGCATGA
- a CDS encoding SGNH/GDSL hydrolase family protein: MRPLRFAALGDSLTEGVGDPVGEKWRGWAALLAAGLTPPDAPVEFVNHAVSGAQSRDVLERQTPAALAGRPDIASVVIGVNDTLRCTFDIRAVAARLDEVYAALTAQGAVLLTACLPDPGAMLGLPGALARPLARRQRAVNAVVHALSERYGAVHLHAAAGEWVADRAMWSADRLHPGERGHRQLALHFHALLARTGLATGPVPSPEPDFPEPTRAASLRWLATAGTGWVARRCTDLLPQLLTLAASEVRHRARGTSARLDLGASHAVASALAALTATGERPDAA, encoded by the coding sequence ATGAGACCCCTCCGGTTCGCGGCCCTGGGCGATTCCCTGACGGAAGGGGTGGGCGACCCCGTGGGCGAGAAGTGGCGCGGCTGGGCCGCACTGCTCGCGGCCGGCCTCACGCCGCCGGACGCGCCGGTGGAGTTCGTCAATCACGCGGTCAGCGGCGCCCAGTCGCGCGACGTCCTGGAACGCCAGACACCGGCGGCGCTGGCCGGGCGGCCGGACATCGCCTCGGTGGTCATCGGTGTCAACGACACCCTGCGGTGCACCTTCGACATCCGCGCCGTGGCCGCGCGGCTCGACGAGGTGTACGCGGCGCTCACCGCCCAGGGCGCCGTCCTCCTCACCGCCTGTCTGCCCGACCCCGGGGCGATGCTGGGGCTGCCGGGAGCGCTGGCCCGGCCGCTCGCGCGGCGGCAGCGGGCCGTGAACGCGGTCGTGCACGCGCTGTCCGAGCGGTACGGCGCGGTGCATCTGCACGCCGCGGCGGGCGAGTGGGTCGCCGACCGCGCGATGTGGAGCGCGGACCGGCTGCACCCGGGGGAGCGGGGGCACCGGCAGCTCGCCCTCCACTTCCACGCGCTGCTGGCGCGGACGGGGCTCGCCACAGGGCCGGTGCCGTCCCCCGAGCCCGACTTTCCCGAACCCACCCGGGCGGCGAGCCTGCGGTGGCTGGCCACCGCAGGGACCGGGTGGGTGGCCCGCCGGTGCACCGACCTGCTGCCCCAGCTTCTCACTCTGGCCGCCTCGGAGGTCCGCCATCGGGCCCGGGGGACCAGCGCCCGCCTCGACCTCGGCGCGTCCCACGCGGTGGCGTCGGCGCTGGCCGCGCTGACGGCGACCGGCGAACGGCCGGACGCCGCGTGA
- a CDS encoding biotin-dependent carboxyltransferase family protein, whose protein sequence is MTDRALAVARAGALTTVQDRGRPGHAHLGVPRSGALDAPAAALVNRLVGNAPDAAVLETTLNGCDVRPRSAVTVAVGGAPCPVSVDGRPAAWGAPVRVPAGALLSVGTAVSGVRAYVGVSGGVAVEPVLGSRSTDLLSGLGPPPLVDGAVLPLGRPSGHHARVDVAAQPSPPSELVLRVVLGPRDDWFTAAAVRVFTTHVYRVSSASNRIGLRTEGAGLERAIGGELPSEGMVLGAVQVPPDGRPVVFLADHPTTGGYPVIAVVHPGDLPATAQAAPGTPVRFVPVRRRSH, encoded by the coding sequence ATGACCGACCGCGCACTCGCCGTCGCACGGGCCGGGGCGCTGACCACGGTGCAGGACCGGGGGCGCCCGGGCCACGCGCACCTCGGCGTCCCGCGCTCCGGCGCGCTGGACGCGCCCGCCGCGGCGCTGGTGAACCGGCTCGTGGGCAACGCGCCCGACGCCGCGGTTCTGGAGACGACGCTCAACGGGTGCGACGTACGGCCGCGTTCGGCGGTCACCGTGGCCGTGGGAGGTGCCCCGTGCCCCGTGTCCGTGGACGGGCGTCCGGCCGCCTGGGGAGCGCCGGTGCGCGTGCCCGCCGGGGCCCTGCTCTCGGTGGGGACGGCGGTCTCCGGAGTACGCGCCTACGTGGGCGTTTCGGGCGGGGTGGCCGTCGAGCCGGTGCTCGGCAGCCGGTCGACGGACCTGCTGTCGGGGCTGGGTCCGCCGCCCCTGGTGGACGGGGCGGTGCTCCCTCTGGGGCGGCCGAGCGGACACCACGCGCGCGTGGACGTCGCGGCGCAGCCGTCTCCGCCGTCCGAGCTCGTCCTGCGGGTGGTGCTCGGGCCGCGCGACGACTGGTTCACGGCAGCCGCAGTGCGCGTCTTCACCACCCATGTCTACCGGGTGTCGTCGGCGAGCAACCGCATCGGTCTGCGTACGGAAGGGGCCGGGCTGGAGCGGGCCATCGGCGGCGAACTGCCCAGTGAGGGCATGGTCCTCGGTGCGGTGCAGGTGCCCCCGGACGGCAGGCCCGTGGTGTTCCTGGCGGACCATCCGACCACCGGGGGCTACCCGGTGATCGCGGTCGTCCACCCCGGCGACCTCCCCGCCACGGCCCAGGCCGCGCCGGGCACACCGGTGCGATTCGTGCCGGTACGCCGCAGAAGCCACTGA
- a CDS encoding 5-oxoprolinase subunit B family protein — protein sequence MRALPVGDRALLVEVSTDEEAQALHAELLRRRAEGSLSVREIVPAARTVLLDGLDEPARLAAQLSVARLPPVPPPAKETVEIPVRYDGPDLADVASRWGVSPDEVARIHASAEFRVAFCGFAPGFGYLTGLPARYGVPRHATPRTTVPAGSVGLAGPYTGVYPRSSPGGWRLIGTTDAVLWDHARVPAALLSPGTPVRFVPVDS from the coding sequence ATGAGGGCACTGCCGGTCGGTGACCGTGCCCTGCTCGTCGAAGTGTCCACGGACGAGGAGGCGCAGGCCCTGCACGCCGAGCTGCTGCGCCGCCGCGCGGAGGGCTCCCTCTCCGTGCGGGAGATCGTCCCCGCCGCCCGCACGGTCCTCCTGGACGGCCTCGACGAGCCTGCCCGGCTGGCCGCGCAGCTGTCCGTGGCGCGGCTGCCGCCCGTCCCCCCGCCCGCGAAGGAGACCGTGGAGATCCCCGTGCGCTACGACGGCCCCGATCTGGCGGACGTCGCCTCGCGGTGGGGCGTGTCCCCGGACGAGGTGGCGCGGATCCACGCGTCGGCCGAGTTCCGGGTCGCCTTCTGCGGGTTCGCTCCCGGCTTCGGCTATCTCACCGGGCTGCCGGCCCGGTACGGCGTGCCCCGGCACGCGACACCCCGTACGACCGTCCCGGCGGGTTCCGTGGGACTGGCGGGCCCGTACACGGGCGTGTACCCGCGCTCCTCGCCGGGCGGCTGGCGGCTGATCGGTACGACGGACGCCGTGCTGTGGGACCACGCGCGCGTGCCGGCCGCGCTGCTGTCGCCGGGCACACCGGTCCGATTCGTCCCGGTGGACTCCTGA